The genomic interval TTTTAAGGGGATACTACTATTTTCAATTGGAGCAGTTGTTTGGTCATATTCCGTTAATTCTTAAACCATTAACTCCTGCCGATTACAATCAGGTACAGGCCGATCCGGCGGATGTTTATAACCAAATTGCAAGCGATCTTTACTATGCATACAATAATCTTCCTGCTGTAATTCCATCAAATGAGGCCGGACGAGTTTCTAAATGGGCTGCCGGCTCCAAGTTGGCAAGAGTTTACCTGTATTATGAAGGTTATGGTAAGGGTGTACTTGGAATTACCAGCGATTTGAAAGCCGATGACAAAACTTTTACAAAGGCTGATATTGAGGTTATTGTTGACGATGTGATTACCAGCAGCGGTAGCGATCTCATGCCTAACTATGCCGACCTATTTACCCTTGCTAATAAGAACAATATTGAATCCATTTTTGAGGTTCAGCATACCTCCAAAGGTGACTGGGGCGATTGGGGATGGGCCAATGGCAGCGAAGGAAATTGGACCATTATTATGTCCGGTCTTAGAGGTGTTGATGATCCTATTTATGATGCAGGGTGGGGCTTTCAACCAGCTACACCTTCACTTGTAAGCGAATTTGAACCAGGCGACAGCCGCTACTTTGCTTCTATTTTTGATCCTGCTGCTGAGGGGGTAACCTATAAGCCACAGGATTGCTACCAGCATACTGGTTATGCATTCAAAAAGGTTCAGCCATTAAAAGCAAATAAGGCCGCTACTAACAGCGATCTCAACTGGCCCAACAACTGGATGGTTATCCGTTTTGCCGACGTGCTGCTCATGGGTGCGGAGCTAAACCTCAGCAACAATCTTGGTAAGGCTCAAACCTACTATAATCGCGTTAGAGCAAGGGCTTTTGGATCTGCTGCAACCC from Williamwhitmania sp. carries:
- a CDS encoding RagB/SusD family nutrient uptake outer membrane protein, with amino-acid sequence MMKKTYILLMVILVAGLGSCTKDFLQKEPLTNRVEDNFYKTPDDAFQALVAVYDVLQWQTGGGYHPYDLITDILSDDAYSGGSGPGDRPGLVRMGKFSEYTTDEEPLGLWKDRYTGIYRANLLLEKIVDIPFTDSLLKVRYIAEARFLRGYYYFQLEQLFGHIPLILKPLTPADYNQVQADPADVYNQIASDLYYAYNNLPAVIPSNEAGRVSKWAAGSKLARVYLYYEGYGKGVLGITSDLKADDKTFTKADIEVIVDDVITSSGSDLMPNYADLFTLANKNNIESIFEVQHTSKGDWGDWGWANGSEGNWTIIMSGLRGVDDPIYDAGWGFQPATPSLVSEFEPGDSRYFASIFDPAAEGVTYKPQDCYQHTGYAFKKVQPLKANKAATNSDLNWPNNWMVIRFADVLLMGAELNLSNNLGKAQTYYNRVRARAFGSAATPPTLTNDANGLNLIFHERRVEFAGEGLRYWDLMRRGLTYTQQEINAAAGVVPQDETFNSATLGLLPIPQSEITVSGNSLVQNAGY